A section of the Corynebacterium auris genome encodes:
- a CDS encoding M3 family metallopeptidase: MSTNPLLSPSTLPYDLPDFRAIRLEHVEPALEEALERHRAQLAQILAEEQPTWENTVEALELSGADLERVTAWFFNLQGTDTTPEFDEVADRIAPQLSAHTDAIFQNTELYERLRNIEVPEDTESQRLHDKLLRTFVRRGAALGEEGKQRLAEINQRLSELSERFGRNLLADTRALAVRFRREDLEGLSEAQIDALRTDEGDYLVPIELPTTQSLQAELARPESRRRLFDASLARGRSSNPELVRESARLRRERARLLGFDTHADYVIAEETAGTAHAARQLISDLAPAAAANAEAERKLAGELAGHDLDGADWPYWQARRRAEELGVDESELRAYFPLERVLRDGVFYAAHLLYGITVERREDLHGYRDDVAVWEVREEDGTGIGLLLTDYRARESKRGGAWMSSFVDQSRLRGTKAVVVNVMSLTSQLLTIDEVTTVFHEFGHALHGLLSHVYYPSLSGTNVPRDWVEFPSQINENYAFAPEIARNYARHVDTGEVIPDDLLAAVRASRQFGQGFDTAEYLAASAIDLAWHSLSEEVPEDIEAFEAATLAEYGLDVEGLEPRYRSTWFNHIFAGGYSAGYYSYLWAEALDADGYELIEKEGINRATGQKFRDTILSRGASVDYAEAYRAFRGRDKDTRPLLVRRGLAGSV, from the coding sequence ATGAGTACCAACCCCCTGCTGAGCCCGTCGACGCTGCCTTATGACCTGCCGGATTTCCGCGCGATCCGCCTAGAGCACGTGGAGCCGGCGCTGGAGGAGGCGCTCGAGCGCCACCGCGCGCAGCTCGCGCAGATCCTCGCGGAGGAGCAACCCACGTGGGAGAACACGGTGGAGGCGCTTGAGCTGTCGGGGGCGGACCTGGAGCGCGTGACGGCGTGGTTTTTCAACCTGCAGGGCACGGACACCACGCCAGAGTTCGACGAGGTGGCCGACCGCATCGCGCCGCAGCTGTCGGCGCACACGGACGCGATCTTCCAGAACACCGAGCTCTACGAGCGCCTGCGCAACATCGAGGTGCCCGAGGACACCGAGTCGCAGCGCCTGCATGACAAACTGCTGCGCACCTTCGTGCGCCGCGGCGCCGCCCTCGGCGAGGAGGGCAAACAGAGGCTCGCCGAGATCAATCAGCGCCTCAGCGAGTTGTCCGAGCGCTTCGGCCGCAACCTTCTGGCCGACACGCGCGCGCTCGCGGTGCGCTTCCGGCGCGAGGACCTCGAGGGCCTGAGCGAGGCGCAGATCGACGCGCTGCGCACGGACGAGGGCGACTACCTCGTGCCCATCGAGCTTCCCACCACGCAGTCTTTGCAGGCGGAGCTTGCCCGCCCTGAGTCGCGCCGCAGGCTTTTCGACGCCTCCCTTGCGCGCGGGAGGAGCTCAAACCCGGAGCTGGTGAGGGAATCGGCCCGGCTGCGCCGGGAGCGCGCCAGGCTGCTCGGCTTTGACACCCACGCGGATTACGTCATCGCCGAGGAGACCGCGGGCACGGCGCACGCGGCGCGCCAGCTTATTTCCGACCTCGCCCCGGCCGCCGCCGCGAACGCGGAGGCCGAGCGCAAGCTGGCCGGGGAGCTGGCGGGCCACGACCTCGACGGCGCTGACTGGCCCTACTGGCAGGCGCGGCGCCGCGCGGAGGAGCTCGGCGTCGACGAGTCCGAGCTGCGCGCCTACTTCCCGCTCGAGCGCGTGCTCCGCGACGGCGTCTTCTACGCCGCCCACCTCCTCTACGGCATCACCGTGGAACGTCGCGAGGACCTGCACGGCTACCGTGACGACGTCGCGGTGTGGGAGGTGCGCGAAGAGGACGGGACCGGCATCGGCCTGTTGCTCACCGACTACCGCGCGCGCGAATCCAAGCGCGGGGGCGCGTGGATGAGCTCGTTTGTGGACCAGTCCCGGCTGCGGGGCACGAAGGCCGTGGTGGTCAACGTGATGTCACTGACCTCGCAGCTGCTCACCATCGATGAGGTCACGACCGTCTTCCACGAGTTCGGCCACGCCCTGCACGGCCTGCTCTCTCACGTCTACTACCCGTCCCTGTCCGGCACCAACGTGCCCAGGGACTGGGTGGAGTTTCCCTCCCAGATCAACGAGAACTACGCCTTCGCCCCGGAGATCGCGCGCAACTACGCCCGCCACGTCGACACCGGGGAGGTCATCCCCGACGACCTGCTCGCCGCGGTGCGTGCATCCCGCCAGTTCGGGCAGGGCTTCGACACCGCCGAGTACCTGGCGGCGAGCGCCATCGACCTCGCGTGGCACAGCCTGAGCGAAGAGGTGCCGGAGGACATCGAGGCCTTCGAGGCTGCCACGCTCGCCGAGTACGGCCTCGACGTCGAGGGCCTCGAGCCGCGCTACCGCTCCACCTGGTTCAACCACATCTTCGCCGGCGGCTACTCGGCGGGCTACTACTCCTACCTGTGGGCCGAGGCGCTCGACGCGGACGGTTACGAGCTGATTGAAAAGGAGGGGATCAACCGCGCAACCGGACAGAAGTTCCGCGACACCATCCTGAGCAGGGGCGCCTCCGTCGACTACGCCGAGGCCTACCGGGCGTTCCGGGGCCGAGACAAGGACACCCGCCCGCTTCTCGTGCGCCGCGGCCTGGCGGGGAGTGTGTAG
- a CDS encoding carboxylesterase family protein, with product MSQTETVEVTCPAGTVRGARHGEEGVDRFHSIPYSRISAPFNDALPASPSTLIDATTPRPDTTALSVTTPAATRPGADLPVMVFIHGGRFEEGTHADPRTGAAGFSRNGVIQVQVGYRLRLPGLARFPDDAPSHFRAAHDCQLALEWVQRNIEAFGGDPTNVTLVGQSAGAALTLWLARRDHFRGGFRRVLALSPAFPRMTYEKRKPVLRAALGKPLTRAALNNAAATRIERGYRRLRTFYITDMALGPAPLEPEELAEVDIVVTSTREEMYALGAGLDDRGFGELTLRGLGARMGLPLSRYRAYIDAARSLSPRRLSSRFFSDSLIRRWVDAVSERAPGPIWQAELVSAYGPLRHSGELETLFTPGTRLNDWLLAYCGGARPGWPEYGPKRQVLRAEIDGPGRDIVHDPLGYMREAFRTA from the coding sequence ATGAGCCAGACCGAAACAGTCGAGGTCACCTGCCCCGCCGGCACGGTCCGCGGCGCGCGCCACGGCGAGGAGGGCGTCGACCGCTTCCACTCCATTCCGTACTCGCGCATTTCCGCGCCCTTCAACGACGCACTGCCCGCGTCGCCGAGCACGCTTATCGACGCCACAACCCCGCGCCCCGATACCACCGCCCTCTCGGTGACCACCCCCGCCGCCACGCGGCCCGGGGCCGACCTGCCCGTCATGGTGTTCATCCACGGCGGGCGCTTTGAGGAGGGCACCCACGCCGACCCGCGCACCGGCGCCGCGGGCTTCAGCCGCAACGGGGTGATCCAGGTGCAGGTGGGCTACCGGCTGCGCCTGCCCGGCCTGGCCCGCTTCCCCGACGACGCGCCCAGCCACTTCCGCGCCGCCCACGACTGCCAGCTCGCCCTCGAATGGGTCCAGCGCAACATCGAGGCCTTCGGCGGCGACCCCACCAACGTCACCCTCGTGGGCCAGTCCGCCGGGGCGGCGTTGACGCTGTGGCTGGCGCGCCGCGACCACTTCCGCGGCGGTTTCCGGCGCGTGCTTGCCCTCTCGCCCGCCTTTCCCCGCATGACCTACGAGAAGCGCAAACCCGTGCTGCGCGCGGCGCTGGGAAAGCCCCTCACGCGCGCGGCGCTTAACAACGCCGCCGCGACCCGCATCGAGCGCGGCTACCGCCGCCTGCGCACCTTTTACATAACGGACATGGCCCTCGGCCCGGCACCGCTGGAGCCGGAGGAGCTGGCCGAGGTGGACATCGTGGTCACCTCCACGCGCGAGGAGATGTACGCCCTCGGCGCGGGCCTCGACGACAGGGGCTTCGGCGAGCTCACGCTGCGCGGGCTGGGCGCGCGGATGGGGCTGCCGCTGTCGCGCTACCGCGCCTACATCGACGCCGCCCGCTCGCTCAGCCCGCGCCGCCTGAGCAGCCGCTTTTTCAGCGACAGCCTGATCCGCCGCTGGGTCGACGCCGTCTCCGAGCGCGCGCCCGGCCCGATCTGGCAAGCCGAGCTCGTCTCGGCGTACGGCCCGCTGCGCCACTCCGGCGAGCTGGAGACCCTGTTCACCCCAGGAACCCGCCTCAACGACTGGCTGCTGGCCTACTGCGGCGGCGCCCGCCCCGGCTGGCCCGAGTACGGCCCGAAGCGCCAGGTGCTGCGCGCGGAGATCGACGGCCCGGGCCGCGACATCGTCCACGACCCGCTCGGCTACATGCGGGAGGCGTTCCGCACCGCGTAA
- a CDS encoding ABC transporter ATP-binding protein produces the protein MQSLTRVVRSASALWPFYLAVVVISSAVAALGLATPFIIREATDTIVATLSDAPPPAPTRTIAWLAVALFAVQAGAAALRNVSGYLGDVMVARMRQILSTRYFAKLLSLPQRYFDAQVTGTIIARLDRSIANVTQFIQSFSNNFLPMLLQVAAILAITAYYYWPLTILLAILFPLYTWLTALTSRHWQGFEQAKNARVDDANGRFAEVVGQIKVTKSFVAELRELDTFGRHYAETVDLTRPQSRWWHSMDTIRGVAMTVIFLGIYLIVFLRTLTGQFTIGEMVMLLQMVTMARQPVEMMSWIVDSAQRAVAGSRDYFAVMDEPVEPTANQQLVAATGASDAPALTPTAHSPLPVREPVIAFDRVTFAYAPGEPVLRDISFTARAGEKIALVGESGGGKSTVVNLLLGLYPVEQGRLVVCGRDVAELDAETLRATTGVVFQEPALFSGSIFSNIAYGSPGATEDEVIEVAKRANAHEFITRFAQGYDTVIGERGLRLSGGQRQRIAVARAMLKDAPILILDEATSALDTKAERAVQAGLDELMKDRTTIMIAHRLSTIADADTIITLRDGRIDEIGSPAQLAASGGIYAELLSLTASSSAVDRERLKAYGFRADGDDVLES, from the coding sequence ATGCAGTCTTTAACGCGCGTGGTCCGCAGCGCGTCGGCGCTGTGGCCTTTCTACCTGGCTGTTGTGGTGATCTCCAGCGCTGTCGCGGCCCTCGGACTGGCCACCCCGTTCATCATCCGCGAAGCGACCGACACCATCGTCGCAACGCTTTCCGACGCCCCACCGCCCGCCCCCACCCGCACCATCGCGTGGCTGGCCGTCGCCCTCTTCGCCGTCCAGGCGGGCGCGGCGGCGCTGCGCAACGTGTCGGGTTACCTCGGTGACGTCATGGTCGCCCGGATGCGCCAGATCCTGTCCACGCGCTACTTCGCCAAGCTCCTGTCGTTGCCGCAGCGCTACTTCGACGCCCAGGTCACCGGCACAATCATCGCGCGCCTGGACCGGTCCATCGCGAACGTCACGCAGTTCATCCAGTCCTTTTCCAACAACTTCCTGCCCATGCTGCTGCAGGTCGCGGCGATCCTCGCCATCACGGCCTACTACTACTGGCCGCTGACTATCCTGCTGGCCATCCTCTTCCCGCTCTACACCTGGCTCACCGCGCTCACCTCCCGGCACTGGCAGGGCTTCGAGCAAGCGAAGAACGCGCGTGTCGACGACGCAAACGGGCGCTTCGCCGAAGTCGTCGGCCAGATCAAGGTGACCAAGTCCTTCGTCGCCGAACTGCGCGAGCTGGACACCTTCGGGCGCCACTACGCCGAAACCGTCGACCTGACCAGGCCGCAATCGCGCTGGTGGCACTCGATGGACACGATCCGCGGCGTAGCCATGACGGTAATTTTCCTGGGCATCTACCTCATCGTTTTTCTGCGCACGCTGACCGGCCAGTTCACCATCGGCGAAATGGTCATGCTCCTGCAGATGGTCACCATGGCGCGCCAGCCGGTTGAGATGATGAGCTGGATCGTCGACTCCGCCCAACGCGCCGTCGCCGGCTCCCGCGACTACTTCGCCGTCATGGACGAGCCCGTGGAGCCCACCGCCAACCAGCAGCTCGTCGCGGCAACCGGCGCCAGCGACGCCCCCGCACTCACCCCCACCGCGCACTCCCCGCTGCCGGTCCGCGAGCCCGTCATCGCCTTCGACCGTGTCACCTTCGCCTACGCTCCCGGCGAACCCGTACTCCGGGACATCAGTTTTACCGCCCGCGCCGGCGAGAAGATCGCCCTGGTCGGGGAGTCCGGGGGCGGCAAGTCGACGGTGGTCAACCTCCTGCTCGGCCTCTACCCCGTCGAGCAGGGCCGGCTCGTCGTGTGCGGGCGCGACGTCGCCGAACTCGACGCCGAGACGCTGCGGGCCACCACTGGCGTCGTCTTCCAGGAGCCAGCGCTGTTTTCCGGTTCCATCTTCTCCAACATCGCCTACGGCTCACCGGGCGCAACGGAGGACGAGGTCATCGAGGTGGCCAAGCGCGCCAACGCCCACGAGTTCATCACCCGGTTCGCGCAGGGCTACGACACCGTCATCGGCGAGCGCGGCCTGCGCCTGTCCGGCGGGCAGCGCCAGCGCATCGCCGTGGCCCGCGCCATGCTCAAGGACGCCCCCATCCTGATCCTCGACGAGGCGACCTCGGCGCTGGACACGAAGGCCGAGCGCGCCGTCCAGGCCGGACTCGACGAGCTGATGAAGGACCGCACCACCATCATGATCGCCCACCGCCTGTCCACCATCGCGGACGCGGACACCATCATCACGCTTCGCGACGGCCGCATCGACGAAATCGGCTCACCTGCCCAGCTGGCCGCCTCCGGCGGAATCTACGCCGAGCTGCTCTCCCTGACCGCGTCGTCGAGCGCCGTGGACCGCGAGCGGCTCAAAGCCTACGGCTTCCGCGCCGATGGCGACGACGTTTTAGAGAGCTGA